One window from the genome of Anguilla rostrata isolate EN2019 chromosome 5, ASM1855537v3, whole genome shotgun sequence encodes:
- the cd82b gene encoding CD82 molecule b, with amino-acid sequence MGKGCITATKYFLFLFNLLFFIFGALILGFGLWMLLDNQSFIAVLQEASTSLKVCSYILIGVGSLTMVMGFLGCLGAVYELRCVLGLYFTCLLLILIAQVVAGALIYFQRDVLKTEMSNIMNKVIVDYTGQNRTTDVAWDYIQRTIKCCGWTGPGNWSENTVIRNSSQPLYPCSCRNSSQPGVDVKNGGFCESLSTDLPVYSTGCASSAEKWLVSNGGVILGVCVGVAVIELLGMILSLCLCRSVHQEEYTKVPKY; translated from the exons atGGGGAAAGGCTGCATCACGGCGACCAagtacttcctgttcctcttcaACCTCCTGTTCTTC ATTTTCGGGGCCCTGATTTTGGGGTTTGGACTATGGATGCTCCTGGACAACCAGAGCTTCATTGCTGTTCTAC AGGAAGCCTCCACATCTCTGAAGGTGTGTTCCTACATCCTGATTGGCGTGGGCTCCCTGACCATGGTCATGGGCTTCCTGGGCTGCCTCGGGGCCGTCTATGAGCTCCGCTGCGTGCTGGGCCTG TACTTCACCTGTCTCCTGCTGATCCTCATCGCCCAGGTGGTGGCCGGAGCGCTCATCTACTTCCAGCGGGATGTG CTGAAGACCGAGATGTCCAACATCATGAACAAGGTCATCGTGGACTACACCGGGCAGAACCGCACCACGGACGTGGCCTGGGACTACATCCAGAGGACG ATTAAGTGCTGTGGGTGGACTGGTCCCGGTAACTGGTCTGAGAACACTGTGATAAGGAACAGCTCCCAGCCACTGTACCCCTGCTCCTGCCGAAACTCGTCCCAGCCCGGGGTGGACGTGAAAAACGGAGGTTTCTGCGAGTCCCTGTCCACGGACTTGCCCGTTTACAGCACG gGCTGCGCCTCCAGCGCGGAGAAGTGGCTGGTCAGCAACGGCGGGGTCATCCTGGGCGTGTGCGTCGGGGTGGCAGTCATCGAG CTGCTGGGAATGATCCTGTCCTTGTGCCTGTGTAGGAGCGTACACCAGGAGGAGTACACCAAAGTGCCCAAGTACTGA